The DNA window ggtaataaacataatttttatcaaacaaataatttatatatcgcacGCATATATACGCATTATAttacgaataattaaatagattctGATATTCTTCGAAGAGAACGAAAGATCCTTTCTACAATCGACGTTGAGTCACACGGCGAAGACCATAAGGCACCGTATAAATACACGGTAATCCTATCCGATAATAGTCGCTCGGTCAATTAAGATGACCGTCATAAGAACCAATTAAACGTAAGTGCATGACCATCCTAGCTCGGGTTACGTATTTACGATCTAAAATTATGCGTTTTCGTCGCCCGCTCTCCCATTACTCGCCCTACGATTTCTTTCTCCTATACCTCCTCCCTTCTCGcgattatgaaattttatctacGCATCTGATTTGATACGTGCCTATCATGTATGCTCGACGCTTTATCGGAAAAACATTTCCAGAATTTTCCAGAGTCTCGTATAATTAGTTAACAAAAGTCACCCATAATTGGCGcaattatgtgtataatgtaatattatcagTTCATTTTCTCGGCATACGATGGATACTCTTTGGAAAtgcgtaaataatatatttgcgtaAACGTGACGACCGGATGTGTGATCTACGTGATTAATCGccgcgttaattaaaatattcgtttAATAAGTTCGCTTAAACGGCGGGAAAAACAGCGGGGCGATTcatttagcaattattttatgtagttTGTGTACACATATACGGCGTTAAAGAGCACCTCGCGATGCACACTCTCATGATTAGTGTATGCGTGCGCATATGATAATAAACGGAGGCTCGAAAATGCACCGCGACAATAACAATTCCGGGTGAATTAACTGGCAGATCGAATCGCGTGAATCGCTTTCGAAGATATCCGACAAGAacgataatttcttttctaagaGATTGCACGCgactacataaaaaaaatatctcacggACGTGAAACACGCGCACGTTTCTCGAAAATAGtgaccctttttttttttttaaaccctTCGTCGTCCCGGTTTCTTCTCACATTCATAACTGGTCACCATACGAGTCGCCGCAAAGGCACAAAAAATAAAGTGCggcgattattaaatatacctaTCTACCTCGAAGGGTGACCAGCGGAAACGTGTCCGCTGGTTATACGCTCGCCGTGTTATTCCGCCTCTCTAATTGGAAGCTTCGATATAAGAAGATTGCTTCCGGCTAaagatagaataatattatgacgACGATCACGTTATTGTACATTCTGTACTCTTAGATTTGCATTGCTCTTAGATTCCGTAATAAGACTATCCATGATAATCATCGTCGACTTTGCGATAATACTCGTGTAATaatagtttcttttatttaatacatggTTTCTTGACATTCTGTAATATGTCATTTGAAACTATATTCgatcacaaataataataaatatcactgtgtaattttttggctcgtaaacaaaatatatataacaaaaatatatgttttctttttcatgcTTGCAGTTGCTgcagtttaattatttgatatatccttttttttaattctgtgatgaaaaaaaggatcagaaatattataatattaataatatatatttttaatatattattaaaattataaatattattatgtatattgttctctctttgttttgaaatatttcaatcaaagCATATCAGCTTTGTGCAAATGtacatgtacacatatacaatGGTTTTCTTGAACGACACATCAACTATAAAAGGAGCAAATAAATTCTCGTTCGATGTCGatactttgaaaaaatgaaCGCCAAGGGGATTGTTTCGTAGCGGGGAAAAAATAGTCCCCGACAAACTTATAATTTGAACGCGACAGGAAGGACAACACTTCCACGGTTGAGGCACAGGCAACGAACGCTGGTGTGCTGATATATGGACCCGTCTCGTGTTGATAGATACCAGAAACTttacaactttaatttttcccTCGACGTCAATTTTGGGTTTTAATCTTGACCTACACCTCGGACAAGGCGTGTCAAACAAGGAAAGAATTATTACCGCTACAATTGAATAACGTGCTTCTCTACGTGCCAATTgtatttgaattttagaaCTGTGTAAATCTCATTTAAAGGTTTGCACTTTTAAAGCACAGAACGGGGAGTGAATAGGTGATGTTGTATGTAACttttttcttatgaaaaataaatgaaacgtcaaatacatataatctatttaaaacaGGATAAGAGAATgtaagataaaacaaaatttaaaagagatattaacaaatatttaactatatattaaatgaattgcACACATTACGTAATACTCTCATAAATTTCGGCATTGATAGCAAAGCATTTATACTATCAATAAGTTTGACCGATAATTCGGTCGCGTGCGCACGTATTGGAATAAAAATCAGCACGTGACGTAAGCCGGtagaaacataataatatacatgatGTGATAAGATTGTATTTACATGCTTGAGTCAAAAAATGATGTATTACATCGCGTGGTACTTGTGATAAGCAGAGGAAAATTGATGTGATTTGATAGGATTATCTTGATAGATAATACGAAGAAACTTCTTTTTGATGAAGAAGAATTATTCCTATCTGGGACGTCCTGCATCAGGATTTTTTCGGTCTGTCTATCCCAGCTCGGGACCCTTATTCATCTCAGGTAGCTGGCTTGCATCCGGCAAACCTATTGTTCACTAGTTAATGAAACTCGCCTGGCTACGCCAACTTTTATCGCAGATATTTCAATTGCGTACGCGAACAATTGATACACACAGCCTATAGATACATCCACAATGAAAACATTCGGCGCCTTATCGCTTGTAGATATCACGTCATAATTTAGCGATGAGAAaatcaattgttttaaattgaatattctaTATCAATTACGtaacattttaaaagttaCTTAATATCTTTTGAACGCGTATATGCATCTGTTTTACAGTTGTATCAAACAATGCACTTTAGTATGGACcttagttatattaataaaacacacacatatttaatattttgtaaaaatatgtaattttatttgtacattagTGCTCTGTTGTATAAATCTTATCACATTTCTTTGTATTGAATACCATGTAAATGATTACGACGATCAAGCATTATAGATTTGGAATGCGAAATATTTAACTGCTATTTGATTTGCTGTGATCAACATTTCATCTACGCTAAAATCATTTGACGAAAAAGACTCTCGTTACGAGTTAGCGAGTCTCTCTCTTACTTtgctcatatttttctttttcaacttCATCCTGtacattatatcaaaatgataaatatctaCGTCTGCTTACTTCAAATAGCCCGGAGCCTAAAATTCAACGCGCGATTTAATCCGACTGTTTTCCATATCGCCTTATTATCTTTGTTGCTATGTACAATACACACGAgatatattacgataaaatttaatgcgaCTAAGTCCGCAGTTGGTCCGAGCAATTTGCGCTTCGAGAGGCCGTGTATCACGGCGGATGTTTGCACGTGTATACGCAACCGAAGCGTTCGAGTCTTATGTGAGAAAACGGACAAGGGAAGAGaaattgatatgtatatttaacgcCGACCTGGCTTGCATTTAGAACACGGAGCATTGTCCGAGTATTTTGCATTTCCAATAAAATGTTACGATGCATTTTTGCGTATGAGAcatatttcgcaaaatatacAGCTCTTTTCCTGCTCGCGCTTATATTGGCAATTGAGATAAGCGATGATAAAGCAAAATCATCGTGCGGTACGACGATGATGTTTTGTTCTTTCAATAAATGATACCGATGAGTACCAGTAGTCGTCGATTTCCCGACTCAGACGAAGATTATAAGAATAGCGCGCGCGTGCGAGATACGATGGGAGCTTGCAATACTCGCGCTTGAAGCAGCCGCTGCGGACGGAAACGAAATTACGCACCGTGAATGCGTCCGATCGATTGCTGAGAGAAACGAGTTTAGCCCAGCGCGGATCTCCTTCCTGTTCCGCAATAAATTTCCAAATCCAGAAATTCTCGCTCTGACGGCCGTAATCAGACTGAGTTTTCCACCTCATACCTCTGTCTTTGTCCCTCCGTCCTTTTCTTAACGAACAATTATGCCAAGATCGGGCCGTTCGCGTACGGGGAATTTGAATTGgtcaatagataataattaccgCGCGCATGCAATTGCGACTTATGACCCATGAGGGATGTATGCTGGTCGTTGCATAAGCCCATTTTAAATCGAGCGAAATCACTGCAATTTCTTCCGTGGAAACCTAACGGACTGCTAATGGATTCGGCAAAGAATCTGTACGAACGGGCGTGAGAGCACGCACCGCCGGGATCCATTAGACAGCCAGCCTGTCTTTCTCCTCCGTTAGGATAAAAGTCGGAATGGCCGATCGCTGTCAAAAAGCCGAGGAGACCGCCATTCGTATGAATGATCTCCACGTACTCCGCGTCGTCGCTCGATATCCTGGATCCTGGACCGGCTAGACTAAAACCGGGGAAAGCTGGATCTAGTCCTGAAACGGCATAGAGATTCGTCTTACGTTATTggatgtttataattaattgattatcgaCACAATTAACGTAATTCTACCTAATTcaacaaagaatataataattgctcgcattataacatatttatattaaatatatatatatatatatatatatatatatatatatatatatatatcataaaaagtatcatatttttgtgcaaaaaaagaaatataaaattctagtacttaaatcaaaatctatgaaatttaatgatactcGACAAGAAAGTGATTTTCATGCTTACATGCATGACTTAAtggattaagatataaaaagtacaatttatatatatatatatatatatatatatatatatatatatatatatatatattataaaatatctttaatcgaatatcatatcaaatttatgTAACTCATCAAAAACTTACCTACAACGAAGTTGACTTTGTTCTGAGCATTGCGAGCTGCCAATCCAACTACATGAGCACCAAGAGAGTGACCGATCAGTATGGTTTTCGACAAATCCATCCCTTGCTCCTCGAGGAAATCAATCATAGTGGAGACGAATTGACCGACCATGACAACACGGTTGCTAGCCCAAATATAAGGCCTACGGCTTATGCTGCCCCAATCAACGACGATAACATTAGAATCTTCGTTCTTCAAATAAGCTGCAGCACAAAAAGCAGCAATAAACATTGACAATTTAATgtcaatcaaaaaaattttaatactatcttataatgtaatcaaattttataattatttgtgtaaaGAAATCGCATTCTGTATTTTTCGTTAATAATTCCTCATTACGTACCGTCGCGAATTAGAAGACACGCTAAACTACTCCGAGAATTCATCCATCCGTGAGTTATGAAACGCGTTGGTTTGCTAGGATCAAAGTTGCTAGACTTTAGAGAATTCTTGTCATTGACATAAAGCGTTCTTggtataatagaattttttttggtATATAGAAAGAAGAAGACACGATTTGCGATATTCATCTGGGTTTCGTCTAGACTTTCTATGTCGTCATCCAATGTTAGTTCCACCAAATTCTCATTATCGTCGTACATGTACGCTGTCGTGTTTTCAAGTAATGCGTAATCCATTGGAGTGaagatatcattattataagatttcttTTCCACTGGAAGCCCTGTACAATCAAgacataaaattcttaatttatgatgttatataaaatgaaaaagactTCATGTTGGGTgtcattgaatttttaagatttttagtgcaagaattttatttttctctcattttttgcagaaaaaatatcataaaatatttttaatataaacgtgTCATTACGCTCGAGATATTTACATTTCGAAAATATCaagtttctaaaatatattctattacataaaattttgctatcggttttctttaaaaatactatttgcctccaagaaataatagaatgtaagaaaaagagagatgtatatatcatataaataaaatagaaatatatctatacagTACATAAAACAAACAtctatttagattttaataaattaatgtgcatatgtaaattaacgtaagaatttgtttttttcttagagataataggcaaatattatttttaccagCCGCGGTGCAGATGAGCAGGAGACTAATCAAAAGATGTGTTTCCATGTTTGTCGTTATTCTGCCACTAACATTGCTCGTACGGCCATTTATAAAGCGATTATATTCAGCTATCTTAATATACTACagttatcttaatatataattttaatgataagataaatggctatctctcttttttgcaATTGTATCGCAACTATGTGATTGTCCGATAATATCTGAAATGTCACaacatttgacatttatatttatacattttctaaattctaaaatttgagttatcttttaattttttaccacGTATCattctgaattttatttaaattagaaagtaaaaaaagtgaTGAAATCATGTATCTtactgaattaatttattcattgaaataatttattcatattttacgtatataaatttaactaagtcaaaaaaagatactatcaatttataaagtaaGCGCCAGATCTGCATATCTTTAAGAACATCAATGAAAGGAGGAgttatttatctcaataataatatcgattttgataagatattatttattttttcaatgtcaATTATCCGATTTGCACCGCATGATTTTCCTATCATGTTAAGATTTGTCATTTTTAGACATCTGTTTTGTGccataaatttgtttcaatccttatagattatttgatgcaattaataatttgacaaagatCTCTGTTaagatctaaaaaataaaagacttaAAAAAGAGTCAATCAAAAGTaatgcagaaatatttatggatattttatcaagcagaaagtgagagagaaagagagagagagagagagagagagagagagaaggatcgCACGCAAAAcactaaaaatatgaaaatgcaaattaatacaGCGTAACAATtcgataaatcatttaaatttaaataataaatgtatttaaaatataatatatgatcgGTCAGTTCACACATATATTCTCTACAAACACCTCAATATATCCCTTGAAAGAGTTTAacattttaagtaaatttattattctctatattattatattaattatcgagTTAATATCGggttaatgatataattaagcCATCAAGCAAATGGAGTTTTTATGCAATTCACGCTTTAATTGTAACTTTATTTTGGACAATCAATCATTTGTATATCAATCTTGTTATCCGCATTATTAATCATTCTTATAAAACATCAATaagcattaaatattcatatagtaatatatatatatatatatatatatatatatatatatatatacatagactttttgattgcattttaaaatatcatttgcattaaacatacatttatatgataaCATGGTACACATTAATAAGAACAAATACGTTCGCTTTCAAaggatatataatgtattacaaGTTCACGatctaagaaaaaatagagataagcaaagcagaaatatatttgttttgttatCATAGTAAGcctaatctaataaataatagttaataacaaaaataatatatataaaaatgttgaaaaagatatatatatatatatatatatatatatatatatatatatatttaaaaaataatactatttatatattttatgttttaataagtCAATGCGAATTACAAAGATATTAGTATGTGAGTTTGTCAAATCGATATATATGTTCAATTTAtagcaataatttcttttattgatgTTGATTTAAAAAGTCAGGACATTGGAAAAAGTGGAGTTTACAGTATGAGTACATGATGCCTATCTACGGTATAATCAAAACACATTTCGCGACGTGCATAAATCTCAGACGGGCATCAATGTCAAACATCTGACGAGGATTTCCGATAATAGACGATATCGGAGCATCTGATTGATCAATCGGTATTTCGCTCCGCATGTGTCTTCGACTCTGCAATGTAGAGAGTGACATGAGAGAGAAACAACTTACATGTGTGTTAAATGGCTAGGAAAGCGTCCTTCTAAGCACGTGTTTTCCCACCGAGACATTTAATTCGCTCGTGCTCGCGGGTTTTATTCGTAATTGAGTCCTACCCGGTGTGGCCCCCGTGTCGCGCGTTtacgtaaattttaaaatattctaattagtATAATGAAATTAGCGCActtatgaaaatttcgtagcaTTAGCCGGTACGAGGAAGGCGACGTTAACGCGtctatgaaaattttcatttgcacATTGACGCGAGAGACTGTTAAACGAGCGCAGGAGGATTAAGAGACGGAAACCTGTTGTGGCGCGTGTTCTTTTTAAAAGCTGCGGCGGGTTCTCACCCTCGGCGGTTACATTTCTCAGACAGAGAATCAAACAGGTTCGCTTGCACAGTGCGCGGGATAAAAAGCAGTTTTAACGATCcgcttgaaatttttattgtacacaGTCCGTGGTTCGCGGGATGCATCCGATACAAATACTAACCGATCTGTAGCGGCTATTCGCCTTTGTTCCGGTGCGTTTACGGatgttgaatattaaaatgaggTAGGTTTATCGGAAAAATCATATTGAAATGCGATCGGCTTGCATTTTCCCGCAAACTTTTCGTTTACTTTCGACTATCACGTTATTCGCAGACtcgtgtattttaatataattatcggcAAGTTTgtattagcatatatataaatattgttatatttctgGTACACTTGTCGCGTAGAAATTTCTCAAGaataaaaggaaagagaaaagaaaaattaatattaggtcagatttgcatttctttttttcaagtcctctgaaaaattgattttttttcgtgaacaaaaaaaggtaaaaaatatttttttatatttttcagtaaaGTGCAGGTTACTATGCTAGACGCGTACAAAATTATGCTTAGATGACCGAAGACTCGACGTTCACGGTACGAGCGCTTGCGTGAAGCTCGAAAATGAGGGGGAGgacggggggaggggggagaagCAAAGTGGGTGGTGGTCTGGGGGTTGAAACGGGGagaaaggggggagggggggctCGGAGCTGTGAAAGCGAGGGCGCCTGCAGTGACTAGCCTCCATCGATTTACCGTGCGACGCCATCTTGCCACCCTACGCCACGGGGGTTGACCACCCCTCTGCCACCCCCTCTGTCCCcctcgccgccgccgcccgTCGGGGTCACCCCCCTCGAGGCAGAGGCagacattttgaaaaatgattccGAAAGTCATCGTGGCTCGCACTGGCGTTTTTTAGCGGGCTCGACCCGGCCCGCCCCGacattcctctctctttttcgcgcTCGGTCTTTCGCACTCGAAGGGCAAGGGAAGAAAAAGCGGACGCGCGACAAAAAGAGGGAAAACTATCGCGGCAAAAGACGCGGAAATAAATGAGCGCGTTCTCGTTGGAATCTGCGTGTCCTGGTTATTAAGCCTTAAGTGATGAGATTTTCGCGACACGCGCGCTAGCCATAACAAAACGCACCAACGTTTTTATCACATTCAGTCGTTTCCTCGCAAATAGCAGGATTAATCATCGTcgcgtttatatttaaaattattattattattaattaaaatatgtttacgcAACAACGCTatacatctttaattttatcttttattagaaactttaaaaatgcataattttaacatacaaccgtaatgtgtaaaaataactaaaatagttttatattatatgtccaTTTGTGTGTGATTTCTTGCTGAAATATCGAACTGTCAGGGGAAACgtgttattttattctactttaATCTGTAACGATATCGTCGTTGCATCCAGAATTTATGATTGCCGCTATACAGCGCTGTGTCGAGATATCTGCAATTATGCACATGAGTAGTTCTATttgtgtttaaatattaaacagttGACTTTCTGGAATTACTTATTTTCACTGAAGCTTTAATTTCCGTAATTTGCAGCTTCAATATTATGCAGAATGATTCAAAAttctatctatataaaatgtaatagtaACATCATCTgcataaatatcgatatcgaaaaatattaaattgaaattttcaaaaaataattttcgaataaacataatttttctcacCAGTAATTTAACGATTACAGAGCATTTAAGAATATCTCAACAATTTACGGAAAGgacgtaatattttaaatggacGGTTGCAGCCTGTGGCTGGACATTCTGAATCAAAAGAGGCGAAAGACAAAGGTCGACAGGAGAGAAAGATTTCAATCGCGTCTACCAATCGTGGAATAAACAATACGGGCTTTCGAGAATGCACAGTGCGGTCGATCGACTCTCGattaatcagaaaaaaaattcttgtttttgcaaaaaagaatCGCTATTCGAGGTGATGACGTAGAAACGAGGGATTCTAAAGTCTCGCgtggaaagaaaagaaacatgcAACGTGTAGAaacgaaaaattttgtaaatatataaaatctaaatataaataaatcttttccaaaatcaattatcatataattaatttatcaaatgatatttttttgcagcaccgttattattataatagaaatccaataaaaacttttttaaataacgttCTATTTATTCCACTCGTGTGGTATGCAATTTGTATTGCGATAAAAgtaatgtcaaattaaatttgtaatacataCCTTTCTTAATTTATCACGACAATGCAAcgtaaaaatgataagaatatgtataatgcggaataaataagaatgaaaagagaaacaaaatatttcagtgAACTTCATAAATGATAAAGCATTCAATATTAATGTGATAAAGAGCaaacaaagataaaagaagatgcaaataaataatataaaataagtttcatCTGGAAACAACTCTCAATTCATGCGGAGGTTATCACAAAAACAGGCTTCACGAGCGCGTCCGCAATTGAATTTCGACGAGAATAATGGGCGATCGACAAATTTACAGAGTGGCAGTACATCGTCCTCGTtgcgcaattatatttttatatcatacgtTTTACATAtgctttacatttaattaatgaatggCTACATGCAACGATAACAAGCTACGCGTGGCCTTTTTCCCGTATGCGGTGTGCAgcgaaaatgaaagaaaaagcgtTCGCGACACTTTGAACTTGATTGAGAAGAACACAgtagaatataattacgttttaatcatatatcacattctgagaaatattatgtaattacaaCATCGAAATATTGCAAGATAAAAAGACGCACGTACGTTCAGTAGGTATCGATCACGACATTGAGATCGATGTTTGCGCGCAAAAAATTGAAGAGCTTCTCCatataattgtagaaaaaaaattcgggAGATCAACGAAGAATAATATTCAGAAGAGAGAACGATGAGACACAAGTAAAACCGATCGtatcattctttttctacTATTGACAagctcaataaaaaaaaaagtaatataaataacaaatattgcaGAAAGAAACTAAGATTTACTTGTTTGATcaatataatggaaaaaaagaacgcGCTGCACGCCCGTTCTAAGATGACGCAAGAAGTGACGCTCGTTGGATCTTCgtgtaaaaatagattttgctCTCGTACCGGTAATTGAATTTCGTGGAGGATAATGGGCGGCCGACAAATACGCGCGGTCGCGTTAGATCGCTTTCGATGTGTGGCGCGCGGGCATTCAGCCAGGCCAGGATGGATCCTTGATGGCTAGATTTAAAAAACCGTCCCCGTTTGCCACCCCCTTGCCTCCCGCCGTTCCTGCCATCCCGTTCTCCGCAGTATATAGCCGTCGCCATGTGTTACGGGGGTGGCGGCTCTTCGTAATGGTGGTATTTGTGATAGTAGTGGTGGCGGTCCAGTCGGCGGCCTCTATATAACTGATGGTGCTTCTGAGTGTCAGGGCCAGGCTGTCCACTTCTTTGCGTGCACGTGTGTACGTACGTGTACGCGCGTCCAGGCGATTTGCACGTTGGCCGGTTTCTAAGTATAGCTAGCGTACgaattatatacagggtgtcatAGCTTCCTCGCACTTTTCTTTCATATGTGTATTGTTGAGCCAATTTGAAACGAATTTGCCTTGATAAGCGTGTTGAGATACTAAAAATTCTTGAGTTGTAGACGATTATAGCAAGCTTCAAGAacgaaaacaaataaaacttaattctttttttaattcaacagaattttgagatttttattaaaaagtattgaaaGTGCATgtactatttattttgttacaaagAATTCGAGAactagattaaatttatatcgaatcGAATTTCTGctacaaaaaaatcttgatattaCAGTTATCTAAagattcattaataaaagaaagtataaagaattaagtacattttatatatatacaggaagATAAGAATTGAATCTACATCAATAACAGGAAACAATTTcagattgataattaaatatttcgtgaataataaaatgttctgGAGTGCGATTAAGAAAAGCTTTTCTGATAAGATTGCATCGTGCTTAAGATAAGTACCATACGTGAAAGATACGACGgtgttttacattttcaagaagaatataatctcgctaaaaaaaaataaaaagtatttgtttgacgcaataaatataatctttaagaTACATGTCATTTTAAGCGTATACATTGTgtcaattatgtaattaataatcgataattagTTGATAATATTCAGAAAGTAATAGGTCTTTTATATTAGAGTTATCTTTTCTTAGCAAGAACATTTATCCAATAttgtcttattaaatttttattctttgagaGATCTTTCTCTTGCGGTGGAATTAAATTAACTGTCTTATTTAATAGGGCTCTCTTTCTGATATTTCAATCTTCATAATTCCAAGCATATCAATTACGAATCGTTAATTACTGTCCAAAGACCGATCATCAGTTTCCAAGCAAGAACTTAATCCGCTCGACGAATGTCTCTGTCTTATCGAGATTATTTTCACTCGAAGCTCTTGCCGTCGCGTGTTTCCATGGGATTACCCGTTAAGCGGCGCAAGTAGAACTCCGGCTTCATCGGTGATATTGAAAAGAAAGGTGGGAAACGTAGTGGGCGCGCGGTGTAGGgggcaaaaataaaagaaaatgcagTTGGTGCGACGAGTCAATTAAGGTCGATCGAGAAATCGTCCTCCGCCTCCCACGCCCATAAATGTGtagatacacacacatatgtacatatatacatacatatatatatgtgtgtgtgtatgtgtgcatatatatatatatatatatatatatatatacacatgtgtatatatatatgacggaTCTATTGAACAGCGAACGAGA is part of the Cataglyphis hispanica isolate Lineage 1 chromosome 18, ULB_Chis1_1.0, whole genome shotgun sequence genome and encodes:
- the LOC126856450 gene encoding inactive pancreatic lipase-related protein 1-like isoform X1, encoding METHLLISLLLICTAAGLPVEKKSYNNDIFTPMDYALLENTTAYMYDDNENLVELTLDDDIESLDETQMNIANRVFFFLYTKKNSIIPRTLYVNDKNSLKSSNFDPSKPTRFITHGWMNSRSSLACLLIRDAYLKNEDSNVIVVDWGSISRRPYIWASNRVVMVGQFVSTMIDFLEEQGMDLSKTILIGHSLGAHVVGLAARNAQNKVNFVVGLDPAFPGFSLAGPGSRISSDDAEYVEIIHTNGGLLGFLTAIGHSDFYPNGGERQAGCLMDPGGACSHARSYRFFAESISSPLGFHGRNCSDFARFKMGLCNDQHTSLMGHKSQLHARGNYYLLTNSNSPYANGPILA
- the LOC126856450 gene encoding inactive pancreatic lipase-related protein 1-like isoform X2, which codes for MDYALLENTTAYMYDDNENLVELTLDDDIESLDETQMNIANRVFFFLYTKKNSIIPRTLYVNDKNSLKSSNFDPSKPTRFITHGWMNSRSSLACLLIRDAYLKNEDSNVIVVDWGSISRRPYIWASNRVVMVGQFVSTMIDFLEEQGMDLSKTILIGHSLGAHVVGLAARNAQNKVNFVVGLDPAFPGFSLAGPGSRISSDDAEYVEIIHTNGGLLGFLTAIGHSDFYPNGGERQAGCLMDPGGACSHARSYRFFAESISSPLGFHGRNCSDFARFKMGLCNDQHTSLMGHKSQLHARGNYYLLTNSNSPYANGPILA